A window from Gorilla gorilla gorilla isolate KB3781 chromosome 21, NHGRI_mGorGor1-v2.1_pri, whole genome shotgun sequence encodes these proteins:
- the LPIN3 gene encoding phosphatidate phosphatase LPIN3 isoform X6, with protein MNYVGQLAETVFGTVKELYRGLNPATLSGGIDVLVVKQVDGSFRCSPFHVRFGKLGVLRSREKVVDIELNGEPVDLHMKLGDSGEAFFVQELESDDEHVPPGLCTSPIPWGGLSGFPSDSQLGTASEPEGLVMAGTASTGRRKRRRRRKPKQKEDAVATDSSPEELEAGAESELSLPEKLRPEPPGVQLEEKSSLQPKDIYPYSDGEWPPQASLSAGELTSPKSDSELEVRTPEPSPLRAESHMQWAWGRLPKVARAERPESSVVLEGRAGATSPPRGRPSTPSTSVAGGVDPLGLPIQQTEAGADLQPDTEDPTLVGPPLHTPETEETKTQSSGDMGLPPASKSWSWATLEVPVPTGQPESISRGKGSPKRSQHLGPSDIYLDDLPSLDFENAALYFPQSDSGLGARRRSEPSSQKSLRDPNPEHEPEPTLDTVDTIALSLCGGLADSRDISLEKFNQHSVSYQDLTKNPGLLDDPNLVVKINGKHYNWAVAAPMILSLQAFQKNLPKSTVDKLEREKMPRKGGRWWFSWRRRDFLAEERSAQREKTAAKEQQGEKTEVLSSDDDAPDSPVILEIPSLPPSTPPSTPTYKKSLRLSSDQIRRLNLQEGANDVVFSVTTQYQGTCRCKATIYLWKWDDKVVISDIDGTITKSDALGHILPQLGKDWTHQGITSLYHKIHLEVIEKKPEVFKVACLSDIQQLFLPHGQPFYAAFGNRPNDVFAYRQVGLPESRIFTVNPRGELIQELIKNHKSTYERLGEVVELLFPPVARGPSTDLANPEYSNFCYWREPLPAVDLDTLD; from the exons GTAGACATTGAGCTCAATGGGGAGCCTGTGGACTTGCATATGAAGCTTGGGGACAGCGGGGAGGCCTTCTTTGTTCAGGAGCTGGAGAGCGATGAT GAACATGTGCCTCCCGGCCTGTGCACCTCACCCATCCCTTGGGGGGGTCTGTCTGGCTTCCCCTCGGACTCCCAGCTGGGCACTGCCAGTGAGCCTGAGGGCCTCGTCATGGCAGGCACGGCCTCCACTGGGCGGAGGAAGAGGCGTCGCAGGAGGAAACCCAAGCAGAAAGAGGATGCAGTGGCAACTGATTCTAGTCCGGAGGAACTGGAGGCAGGCGCTGAGAGTGAGCTGTCCCTGCCGGAAAAGCTGAGGCCAGAGCCCCCAGG TGTTCAGTTGGAAGAGAAGTCTTCACTGCAGCCCAAAGACATCTACCCCTACTCGGATGGCGAGTGGCCCCCCCAGGCCAG CCTCTCAGCAGGTGAGCTAACATCCCCTAAGAGCGACTCGGAGCTGGAGGTGCGGACCCCGGAGCCCAGTCCCCTAAGAGCCGAGTCCCACATGCAGTGGGCCTGGGGGAGGCTGCCTAAG GTGGCCAGAGCTGAGCGGCCCGAGTCCTCAGTGGTCCTTGAAGGCAGAGCTGGGGCAACCTCTCCTCCTCGGGGAAGACCCAGCACTCCCTCTACCTCTGTGGCTGGCGGCGTGGACCCTTTGGGACTCCCAATCCAGCAAACAGAGGCTGGTGCCGACCTTCAGCCTGACACAGAGGATCCCACTCTAGTGGGTCCCCCTCTCCACACCCCAGAGACAgaggaaaccaagactcagagCTCTGGGGACATgggcctccctcctgcctccaagTCATGGAGCTGGGCCACTCTGGAGGTTCCAGTTCCCACCGGGCAGCCAGAGAGCATCTCCAGGGGGAAAG GCTCCCCAAAGAGAAGCCAGCACCTGGGCCCCAGTGACATCTACCTGGATGACTTGCCCTCCCTGGACTTTGAGAATGCAGCGCTTTACTTCCCCCAAAG TGACTCTGGGCTGGGGGCCAGAAGACGGAGTGAACCCAGCAGTCAGAAGTCCCTGAGGGACCCCAACCCTGAACATGAACCTGAACCCACTCTGGACACAGTGGATACAATAGCGCTGTCCCTCTGTGGTGGACTGGCTGACAGCCGGGACATCTCCCTAG AGAAATTCAACCAGCACAGCGTCTCTTACCAGGACCTCACCAAAAACCCCGGACTTTTGGATGACCCAAACCTAGTGGTGAAAATCAATGGAAA GCATTATAACTGGGCTGTGGCTGCCCCCATGATCCTCTCCCTGCAAGCCTTCCAGaaaaacttgcccaag AGCACCGTGGACAAGCTGGAGAGGGAGAAGATGCCCCGGAAGGGTGGGCGATGGTGGTTTTCCTGGCGACGCAGGGACTTCCTGGCCGAGGAG CGCAGTGCCCAGAGGGAGAAGACTGCAGCCAAGGAGCAGCAGGG ggagaagacagaagtCCTGAGCAGTGATGACGATGCCCCAGACAGCCCTGTGATCCTCGAGATCCCCTCCTTGCCACCCTCCACTCCACCCTCCACTCCTACCTACAAGAAGTCCCTCCGCCTCTCCTCCGATCAGATC CGGCGCCTGAACCTGCAAGAAGGTGCCAATGATGTGGTCTTCAGTGTGACCACTCAGTACCAGGGCACCTGCCGCTGCAAGGCCACCATCTACCTGTGGAAATGGGACGACAAGGTGGTCATCTCTGACATCGACGGCACCATCACCAA GTCAGATGCTCTGGGCCATATCCTGCCCCAGCTGGGTAAAGACTGGACACACCAGGGCATCACCAGTCTCTATCACAAAATCCACCT AGAGGTGATCGAGAAGAAACCGGAGGTGTTCAAGGTCGCCTGCCTGAGTGACATCCAGCAGCTGTTTCTGCCCCACGGACAGCCCTTCTATGCTGCCTTTGGGAACAGGCCCAAC GACGTCTTTGCCTACCGGCAGGTGGGCCTGCCTGAGTCACGCATCTTCACAGTCAACCCCCGGGGAGAGCTCATCCAGGAGCTCATAAAGAACCACAAATCCAC GTATGAGCGGCTTGGTGAAGTGGTCGAGCTTCTCTTCCCACCTGTGGCCCGTGGCCCCAGCACAGACCTGGCCAACCCTGAATACAGTAACTTCTGCTACTGGCGGGAGCCACTGCCTGCTGTGGACCTTGATACCCTGGACTGA
- the LPIN3 gene encoding phosphatidate phosphatase LPIN3 isoform X3, which produces MNYVGQLAETVFGTVKELYRGLNPATLSGGIDVLVVKQVDGSFRCSPFHVDIELNGEPVDLHMKLGDSGEAFFVQELESDDEHVPPGLCTSPIPWGGLSGFPSDSQLGTASEPEGLVMAGTASTGRRKRRRRRKPKQKEDAVATDSSPEELEAGAESELSLPEKLRPEPPGSVQLEEKSSLQPKDIYPYSDGEWPPQASLSAGELTSPKSDSELEVRTPEPSPLRAESHMQWAWGRLPKVARAERPESSVVLEGRAGATSPPRGRPSTPSTSVAGGVDPLGLPIQQTEAGADLQPDTEDPTLVGPPLHTPETEETKTQSSGDMGLPPASKSWSWATLEVPVPTGQPESISRGKGSPKRSQHLGPSDIYLDDLPSLDFENAALYFPQSDSGLGARRRSEPSSQKSLRDPNPEHEPEPTLDTVDTIALSLCGGLADSRDISLEKFNQHSVSYQDLTKNPGLLDDPNLVVKINGKHYNWAVAAPMILSLQAFQKNLPKSTVDKLEREKMPRKGGRWWFSWRRRDFLAEERSAQREKTAAKEQQGEKTEVLSSDDDAPDSPVILEIPSLPPSTPPSTPTYKKSLRLSSDQIRRLNLQEGANDVVFSVTTQYQGTCRCKATIYLWKWDDKVVISDIDGTITKSDALGHILPQLGKDWTHQGITSLYHKIHLNGYKFLYCSARAIGMADLTKGYLQWVSEGGCSLPKGPILLSPSSLFSALHREVIEKKPEVFKVACLSDIQQLFLPHGQPFYAAFGNRPNDVFAYRQVGLPESRIFTVNPRGELIQELIKNHKSTYERLGEVVELLFPPVARGPSTDLANPEYSNFCYWREPLPAVDLDTLD; this is translated from the exons GTAGACATTGAGCTCAATGGGGAGCCTGTGGACTTGCATATGAAGCTTGGGGACAGCGGGGAGGCCTTCTTTGTTCAGGAGCTGGAGAGCGATGAT GAACATGTGCCTCCCGGCCTGTGCACCTCACCCATCCCTTGGGGGGGTCTGTCTGGCTTCCCCTCGGACTCCCAGCTGGGCACTGCCAGTGAGCCTGAGGGCCTCGTCATGGCAGGCACGGCCTCCACTGGGCGGAGGAAGAGGCGTCGCAGGAGGAAACCCAAGCAGAAAGAGGATGCAGTGGCAACTGATTCTAGTCCGGAGGAACTGGAGGCAGGCGCTGAGAGTGAGCTGTCCCTGCCGGAAAAGCTGAGGCCAGAGCCCCCAGG CAGTGTTCAGTTGGAAGAGAAGTCTTCACTGCAGCCCAAAGACATCTACCCCTACTCGGATGGCGAGTGGCCCCCCCAGGCCAG CCTCTCAGCAGGTGAGCTAACATCCCCTAAGAGCGACTCGGAGCTGGAGGTGCGGACCCCGGAGCCCAGTCCCCTAAGAGCCGAGTCCCACATGCAGTGGGCCTGGGGGAGGCTGCCTAAG GTGGCCAGAGCTGAGCGGCCCGAGTCCTCAGTGGTCCTTGAAGGCAGAGCTGGGGCAACCTCTCCTCCTCGGGGAAGACCCAGCACTCCCTCTACCTCTGTGGCTGGCGGCGTGGACCCTTTGGGACTCCCAATCCAGCAAACAGAGGCTGGTGCCGACCTTCAGCCTGACACAGAGGATCCCACTCTAGTGGGTCCCCCTCTCCACACCCCAGAGACAgaggaaaccaagactcagagCTCTGGGGACATgggcctccctcctgcctccaagTCATGGAGCTGGGCCACTCTGGAGGTTCCAGTTCCCACCGGGCAGCCAGAGAGCATCTCCAGGGGGAAAG GCTCCCCAAAGAGAAGCCAGCACCTGGGCCCCAGTGACATCTACCTGGATGACTTGCCCTCCCTGGACTTTGAGAATGCAGCGCTTTACTTCCCCCAAAG TGACTCTGGGCTGGGGGCCAGAAGACGGAGTGAACCCAGCAGTCAGAAGTCCCTGAGGGACCCCAACCCTGAACATGAACCTGAACCCACTCTGGACACAGTGGATACAATAGCGCTGTCCCTCTGTGGTGGACTGGCTGACAGCCGGGACATCTCCCTAG AGAAATTCAACCAGCACAGCGTCTCTTACCAGGACCTCACCAAAAACCCCGGACTTTTGGATGACCCAAACCTAGTGGTGAAAATCAATGGAAA GCATTATAACTGGGCTGTGGCTGCCCCCATGATCCTCTCCCTGCAAGCCTTCCAGaaaaacttgcccaag AGCACCGTGGACAAGCTGGAGAGGGAGAAGATGCCCCGGAAGGGTGGGCGATGGTGGTTTTCCTGGCGACGCAGGGACTTCCTGGCCGAGGAG CGCAGTGCCCAGAGGGAGAAGACTGCAGCCAAGGAGCAGCAGGG ggagaagacagaagtCCTGAGCAGTGATGACGATGCCCCAGACAGCCCTGTGATCCTCGAGATCCCCTCCTTGCCACCCTCCACTCCACCCTCCACTCCTACCTACAAGAAGTCCCTCCGCCTCTCCTCCGATCAGATC CGGCGCCTGAACCTGCAAGAAGGTGCCAATGATGTGGTCTTCAGTGTGACCACTCAGTACCAGGGCACCTGCCGCTGCAAGGCCACCATCTACCTGTGGAAATGGGACGACAAGGTGGTCATCTCTGACATCGACGGCACCATCACCAA GTCAGATGCTCTGGGCCATATCCTGCCCCAGCTGGGTAAAGACTGGACACACCAGGGCATCACCAGTCTCTATCACAAAATCCACCT AAATGGGTACAAGTTCCTGTACTGCTCGGCGCGGGCCATTGGCATGGCGGACCTCACCAAGGGGTACCTGCAGTGGGTGAGCGAGGGGGGCTGTAGCCTCCCCAAGGGCCCCATCCTTCTGTCTCCCAGCAGCCTCTTCTCTGCCCTCCACAG AGAGGTGATCGAGAAGAAACCGGAGGTGTTCAAGGTCGCCTGCCTGAGTGACATCCAGCAGCTGTTTCTGCCCCACGGACAGCCCTTCTATGCTGCCTTTGGGAACAGGCCCAAC GACGTCTTTGCCTACCGGCAGGTGGGCCTGCCTGAGTCACGCATCTTCACAGTCAACCCCCGGGGAGAGCTCATCCAGGAGCTCATAAAGAACCACAAATCCAC GTATGAGCGGCTTGGTGAAGTGGTCGAGCTTCTCTTCCCACCTGTGGCCCGTGGCCCCAGCACAGACCTGGCCAACCCTGAATACAGTAACTTCTGCTACTGGCGGGAGCCACTGCCTGCTGTGGACCTTGATACCCTGGACTGA
- the LPIN3 gene encoding phosphatidate phosphatase LPIN3 isoform X5 encodes MNYVGQLAETVFGTVKELYRGLNPATLSGGIDVLVVKQVDGSFRCSPFHVRFGKLGVLRSREKVVDIELNGEPVDLHMKLGDSGEAFFVQELESDDEHVPPGLCTSPIPWGGLSGFPSDSQLGTASEPEGLVMAGTASTGRRKRRRRRKPKQKEDAVATDSSPEELEAGAESELSLPEKLRPEPPGSVQLEEKSSLQPKDIYPYSDGEWPPQASLSAGELTSPKSDSELEVRTPEPSPLRAESHMQWAWGRLPKVARAERPESSVVLEGRAGATSPPRGRPSTPSTSVAGGVDPLGLPIQQTEAGADLQPDTEDPTLVGPPLHTPETEETKTQSSGDMGLPPASKSWSWATLEVPVPTGQPESISRGKGSPKRSQHLGPSDIYLDDLPSLDFENAALYFPQSDSGLGARRRSEPSSQKSLRDPNPEHEPEPTLDTVDTIALSLCGGLADSRDISLEKFNQHSVSYQDLTKNPGLLDDPNLVVKINGKHYNWAVAAPMILSLQAFQKNLPKSTVDKLEREKMPRKGGRWWFSWRRRDFLAEERSAQREKTAAKEQQGEKTEVLSSDDDAPDSPVILEIPSLPPSTPPSTPTYKKSLRLSSDQIRRLNLQEGANDVVFSVTTQYQGTCRCKATIYLWKWDDKVVISDIDGTITKSDALGHILPQLGKDWTHQGITSLYHKIHLEVIEKKPEVFKVACLSDIQQLFLPHGQPFYAAFGNRPNDVFAYRQVGLPESRIFTVNPRGELIQELIKNHKSTYERLGEVVELLFPPVARGPSTDLANPEYSNFCYWREPLPAVDLDTLD; translated from the exons GTAGACATTGAGCTCAATGGGGAGCCTGTGGACTTGCATATGAAGCTTGGGGACAGCGGGGAGGCCTTCTTTGTTCAGGAGCTGGAGAGCGATGAT GAACATGTGCCTCCCGGCCTGTGCACCTCACCCATCCCTTGGGGGGGTCTGTCTGGCTTCCCCTCGGACTCCCAGCTGGGCACTGCCAGTGAGCCTGAGGGCCTCGTCATGGCAGGCACGGCCTCCACTGGGCGGAGGAAGAGGCGTCGCAGGAGGAAACCCAAGCAGAAAGAGGATGCAGTGGCAACTGATTCTAGTCCGGAGGAACTGGAGGCAGGCGCTGAGAGTGAGCTGTCCCTGCCGGAAAAGCTGAGGCCAGAGCCCCCAGG CAGTGTTCAGTTGGAAGAGAAGTCTTCACTGCAGCCCAAAGACATCTACCCCTACTCGGATGGCGAGTGGCCCCCCCAGGCCAG CCTCTCAGCAGGTGAGCTAACATCCCCTAAGAGCGACTCGGAGCTGGAGGTGCGGACCCCGGAGCCCAGTCCCCTAAGAGCCGAGTCCCACATGCAGTGGGCCTGGGGGAGGCTGCCTAAG GTGGCCAGAGCTGAGCGGCCCGAGTCCTCAGTGGTCCTTGAAGGCAGAGCTGGGGCAACCTCTCCTCCTCGGGGAAGACCCAGCACTCCCTCTACCTCTGTGGCTGGCGGCGTGGACCCTTTGGGACTCCCAATCCAGCAAACAGAGGCTGGTGCCGACCTTCAGCCTGACACAGAGGATCCCACTCTAGTGGGTCCCCCTCTCCACACCCCAGAGACAgaggaaaccaagactcagagCTCTGGGGACATgggcctccctcctgcctccaagTCATGGAGCTGGGCCACTCTGGAGGTTCCAGTTCCCACCGGGCAGCCAGAGAGCATCTCCAGGGGGAAAG GCTCCCCAAAGAGAAGCCAGCACCTGGGCCCCAGTGACATCTACCTGGATGACTTGCCCTCCCTGGACTTTGAGAATGCAGCGCTTTACTTCCCCCAAAG TGACTCTGGGCTGGGGGCCAGAAGACGGAGTGAACCCAGCAGTCAGAAGTCCCTGAGGGACCCCAACCCTGAACATGAACCTGAACCCACTCTGGACACAGTGGATACAATAGCGCTGTCCCTCTGTGGTGGACTGGCTGACAGCCGGGACATCTCCCTAG AGAAATTCAACCAGCACAGCGTCTCTTACCAGGACCTCACCAAAAACCCCGGACTTTTGGATGACCCAAACCTAGTGGTGAAAATCAATGGAAA GCATTATAACTGGGCTGTGGCTGCCCCCATGATCCTCTCCCTGCAAGCCTTCCAGaaaaacttgcccaag AGCACCGTGGACAAGCTGGAGAGGGAGAAGATGCCCCGGAAGGGTGGGCGATGGTGGTTTTCCTGGCGACGCAGGGACTTCCTGGCCGAGGAG CGCAGTGCCCAGAGGGAGAAGACTGCAGCCAAGGAGCAGCAGGG ggagaagacagaagtCCTGAGCAGTGATGACGATGCCCCAGACAGCCCTGTGATCCTCGAGATCCCCTCCTTGCCACCCTCCACTCCACCCTCCACTCCTACCTACAAGAAGTCCCTCCGCCTCTCCTCCGATCAGATC CGGCGCCTGAACCTGCAAGAAGGTGCCAATGATGTGGTCTTCAGTGTGACCACTCAGTACCAGGGCACCTGCCGCTGCAAGGCCACCATCTACCTGTGGAAATGGGACGACAAGGTGGTCATCTCTGACATCGACGGCACCATCACCAA GTCAGATGCTCTGGGCCATATCCTGCCCCAGCTGGGTAAAGACTGGACACACCAGGGCATCACCAGTCTCTATCACAAAATCCACCT AGAGGTGATCGAGAAGAAACCGGAGGTGTTCAAGGTCGCCTGCCTGAGTGACATCCAGCAGCTGTTTCTGCCCCACGGACAGCCCTTCTATGCTGCCTTTGGGAACAGGCCCAAC GACGTCTTTGCCTACCGGCAGGTGGGCCTGCCTGAGTCACGCATCTTCACAGTCAACCCCCGGGGAGAGCTCATCCAGGAGCTCATAAAGAACCACAAATCCAC GTATGAGCGGCTTGGTGAAGTGGTCGAGCTTCTCTTCCCACCTGTGGCCCGTGGCCCCAGCACAGACCTGGCCAACCCTGAATACAGTAACTTCTGCTACTGGCGGGAGCCACTGCCTGCTGTGGACCTTGATACCCTGGACTGA
- the LPIN3 gene encoding phosphatidate phosphatase LPIN3 isoform X1 produces the protein MNYVGQLAETVFGTVKELYRGLNPATLSGGIDVLVVKQVDGSFRCSPFHVRFGKLGVLRSREKVVDIELNGEPVDLHMKLGDSGEAFFVQELESDDEHVPPGLCTSPIPWGGLSGFPSDSQLGTASEPEGLVMAGTASTGRRKRRRRRKPKQKEDAVATDSSPEELEAGAESELSLPEKLRPEPPGSVQLEEKSSLQPKDIYPYSDGEWPPQASLSAGELTSPKSDSELEVRTPEPSPLRAESHMQWAWGRLPKVARAERPESSVVLEGRAGATSPPRGRPSTPSTSVAGGVDPLGLPIQQTEAGADLQPDTEDPTLVGPPLHTPETEETKTQSSGDMGLPPASKSWSWATLEVPVPTGQPESISRGKGSPKRSQHLGPSDIYLDDLPSLDFENAALYFPQSDSGLGARRRSEPSSQKSLRDPNPEHEPEPTLDTVDTIALSLCGGLADSRDISLEKFNQHSVSYQDLTKNPGLLDDPNLVVKINGKHYNWAVAAPMILSLQAFQKNLPKSTVDKLEREKMPRKGGRWWFSWRRRDFLAEERSAQREKTAAKEQQGEKTEVLSSDDDAPDSPVILEIPSLPPSTPPSTPTYKKSLRLSSDQIRRLNLQEGANDVVFSVTTQYQGTCRCKATIYLWKWDDKVVISDIDGTITKSDALGHILPQLGKDWTHQGITSLYHKIHLNGYKFLYCSARAIGMADLTKGYLQWVSEGGCSLPKGPILLSPSSLFSALHREVIEKKPEVFKVACLSDIQQLFLPHGQPFYAAFGNRPNDVFAYRQVGLPESRIFTVNPRGELIQELIKNHKSTYERLGEVVELLFPPVARGPSTDLANPEYSNFCYWREPLPAVDLDTLD, from the exons GTAGACATTGAGCTCAATGGGGAGCCTGTGGACTTGCATATGAAGCTTGGGGACAGCGGGGAGGCCTTCTTTGTTCAGGAGCTGGAGAGCGATGAT GAACATGTGCCTCCCGGCCTGTGCACCTCACCCATCCCTTGGGGGGGTCTGTCTGGCTTCCCCTCGGACTCCCAGCTGGGCACTGCCAGTGAGCCTGAGGGCCTCGTCATGGCAGGCACGGCCTCCACTGGGCGGAGGAAGAGGCGTCGCAGGAGGAAACCCAAGCAGAAAGAGGATGCAGTGGCAACTGATTCTAGTCCGGAGGAACTGGAGGCAGGCGCTGAGAGTGAGCTGTCCCTGCCGGAAAAGCTGAGGCCAGAGCCCCCAGG CAGTGTTCAGTTGGAAGAGAAGTCTTCACTGCAGCCCAAAGACATCTACCCCTACTCGGATGGCGAGTGGCCCCCCCAGGCCAG CCTCTCAGCAGGTGAGCTAACATCCCCTAAGAGCGACTCGGAGCTGGAGGTGCGGACCCCGGAGCCCAGTCCCCTAAGAGCCGAGTCCCACATGCAGTGGGCCTGGGGGAGGCTGCCTAAG GTGGCCAGAGCTGAGCGGCCCGAGTCCTCAGTGGTCCTTGAAGGCAGAGCTGGGGCAACCTCTCCTCCTCGGGGAAGACCCAGCACTCCCTCTACCTCTGTGGCTGGCGGCGTGGACCCTTTGGGACTCCCAATCCAGCAAACAGAGGCTGGTGCCGACCTTCAGCCTGACACAGAGGATCCCACTCTAGTGGGTCCCCCTCTCCACACCCCAGAGACAgaggaaaccaagactcagagCTCTGGGGACATgggcctccctcctgcctccaagTCATGGAGCTGGGCCACTCTGGAGGTTCCAGTTCCCACCGGGCAGCCAGAGAGCATCTCCAGGGGGAAAG GCTCCCCAAAGAGAAGCCAGCACCTGGGCCCCAGTGACATCTACCTGGATGACTTGCCCTCCCTGGACTTTGAGAATGCAGCGCTTTACTTCCCCCAAAG TGACTCTGGGCTGGGGGCCAGAAGACGGAGTGAACCCAGCAGTCAGAAGTCCCTGAGGGACCCCAACCCTGAACATGAACCTGAACCCACTCTGGACACAGTGGATACAATAGCGCTGTCCCTCTGTGGTGGACTGGCTGACAGCCGGGACATCTCCCTAG AGAAATTCAACCAGCACAGCGTCTCTTACCAGGACCTCACCAAAAACCCCGGACTTTTGGATGACCCAAACCTAGTGGTGAAAATCAATGGAAA GCATTATAACTGGGCTGTGGCTGCCCCCATGATCCTCTCCCTGCAAGCCTTCCAGaaaaacttgcccaag AGCACCGTGGACAAGCTGGAGAGGGAGAAGATGCCCCGGAAGGGTGGGCGATGGTGGTTTTCCTGGCGACGCAGGGACTTCCTGGCCGAGGAG CGCAGTGCCCAGAGGGAGAAGACTGCAGCCAAGGAGCAGCAGGG ggagaagacagaagtCCTGAGCAGTGATGACGATGCCCCAGACAGCCCTGTGATCCTCGAGATCCCCTCCTTGCCACCCTCCACTCCACCCTCCACTCCTACCTACAAGAAGTCCCTCCGCCTCTCCTCCGATCAGATC CGGCGCCTGAACCTGCAAGAAGGTGCCAATGATGTGGTCTTCAGTGTGACCACTCAGTACCAGGGCACCTGCCGCTGCAAGGCCACCATCTACCTGTGGAAATGGGACGACAAGGTGGTCATCTCTGACATCGACGGCACCATCACCAA GTCAGATGCTCTGGGCCATATCCTGCCCCAGCTGGGTAAAGACTGGACACACCAGGGCATCACCAGTCTCTATCACAAAATCCACCT AAATGGGTACAAGTTCCTGTACTGCTCGGCGCGGGCCATTGGCATGGCGGACCTCACCAAGGGGTACCTGCAGTGGGTGAGCGAGGGGGGCTGTAGCCTCCCCAAGGGCCCCATCCTTCTGTCTCCCAGCAGCCTCTTCTCTGCCCTCCACAG AGAGGTGATCGAGAAGAAACCGGAGGTGTTCAAGGTCGCCTGCCTGAGTGACATCCAGCAGCTGTTTCTGCCCCACGGACAGCCCTTCTATGCTGCCTTTGGGAACAGGCCCAAC GACGTCTTTGCCTACCGGCAGGTGGGCCTGCCTGAGTCACGCATCTTCACAGTCAACCCCCGGGGAGAGCTCATCCAGGAGCTCATAAAGAACCACAAATCCAC GTATGAGCGGCTTGGTGAAGTGGTCGAGCTTCTCTTCCCACCTGTGGCCCGTGGCCCCAGCACAGACCTGGCCAACCCTGAATACAGTAACTTCTGCTACTGGCGGGAGCCACTGCCTGCTGTGGACCTTGATACCCTGGACTGA